ATCCCCACCGAGTTTTTTAGGTATCATTGATGCGCAAAGTCTTTTACGCAAGTTTGTTTTAAATCATGAAACCAAAATCCGGCATTTTTGAACTGATCACACCGGACCTCGGAGATACAGACAAGATCGAACTCGTTCATTGGAATTCGAAGATTGGAGACTCTGTAACACCCGGTCAAGAAATCTTAGAGCTCGTAACCGACAAGGCTTGCTTCCCGATGGAGTCTCCGGTGAAAGGAAAACTAACGCAAATTATAAAAGAGAAGGGATCTATCGTTCGAAAGGGTGACGTTTTAGGTATCCTGGAACTTTCCGACGCCGAATGAAAATTCTTCACCTTTCAGATCTGCACTTTCCCACTCCGATTCCTTTCTTCCAGTTAAAAGGAAAGATGGTAGTAGGATATTTGAATTATACACTTCGAAGAAGAAAGAAATATCCTCCCTATATTTGGGATTCCATTTTGAAAAGTGTGGAGACTTTGAAACCGGACGCGATCGTAGTTTCGGGAGACATCACGAACGTTTCGCATGAAAAAGAATTCCAGACAGCAGGGAAAATATTAAGCGAACTTCCTCAGGATAAGATTTTTTACATCCCTGGAAATCATGATCGCTACACAAAACAGGCCGTAGGCGAACATCCGTTTTTCGAAAAGTATTTTTCAAAACTTTCCGGAGAATCAATTTCACATAACGCAGAATACATTCGAATTAAAAAAATCGCGGGTATGCACTTTGTCGGCTGGGATTCCAGTCTTCCTCTTTCCATTCTAAACGCATATGGAACGATTCATCCGGAGGTAATCTCAAGAACTCAAGAAATTCTTAGAGAAAAAAAAATCGAGGATTATATTCTAGTTTGTCATCATCCGATCTGGAATCCCAAAGAAAGACAGGAAACGGTTCATCACCGCTTACTAAATCGGGAAGAAATCGCCAGACTTCTACAAAAACAACCGCCTCTCGCTTTTTTACACGGACACGTACATACCAACTGGGTAAAATTTCCCGGCGAGAAAATGCCGTATTACGTCGTCAATTCCGCTTCCAGCACTCGTCTTTCGGATTCCAAACATGAGTGCGGATTTCACCTGATGGAAATCGAAAAAAAGAATCTTAAAATTCAAAGATATACTTATAACCCAGAACAGTCTAAATTTACGGAAGCTCCCTTAGTTTCGTATTCAGAAAAGGAATAAAATGGCCACAATCGAAGCAGTTAAGATCCAAAGAGAACTTGCCAAAATCAAACATCCGGAACTCAAAAAAGATATCGTCTCGCTTGGAATGGTAGGGTCCCTTGATATCCAAGAAGGAGAAACGAATATTCTCCTCAAAACACCCAGTCAAGACAGAAGAATTCAGATCGGCCTTGAAGCTCAAATCCGCCAGTCACTCACGAAGATAGAAGGTGTGGGCAAGGTGAAGATCAAGTTTGAAGTCGATCCGAAACTCGTATTAGACGATTCTAATAAAATCCCGGGTGTGAAGAATGTGATCGCGATCGGTTCCGGAAAGGGCGGAGTCGGTAAATCTACCGTCACAGTAAATTTGGCGGCCCTGGCCGCTTCACTCGGATACAAGGTGGGAGTTCTGGACGCGGACATTTATGGTCCCTCCGTTGGAAAGATGTTCGGTATCAACGGTCGCGTGGCTCTAAAAGCCGAGGAAGATAAAATTTATCCTCTGGAAAAAGACGGACTCAAGATCATTTCCTTTTCCTTTCTCATAGACGAAAAACAACCGGTCGTTTGGAGAGGGCCGATGCTCGGAAAGGCCATCGAACAGTTCTTATACGATATCGTATGGGACGATCTCGACTATCTTTTCATCGATCTTCCTCCCGGGACGGGAGACGTGCAACTTTCTCTCGCACAGCTGATCGATTTAAACGGTGCCGTGATCGTCACGACTCCACAGTCTGTTGCGCTGTTAGACGCTAACCGTGCTTCGGCAATGTTCGCTCAAGTGAAAGTTCCCATCTTGGGAATCGTAGAAAATATGAGCGAGTTTATCTGCCCTAAATGTGGACACGCTTCTGCCATATTTAGCAAAGGAGGAGGCCAGAGATTGGCAGAATCTTCCGACGCACGTTTCTTAGGTGGCATCCCGTTGACAATGGAGATCATGAACGCCGGTGAAAACGGAAAACCCGTGATTTTAAAAGACAAAGATGGTCCAATCTATAAAGCTTACAAAAGTATTTTCGATCATCTAAATGAAGAAATAAAAAAGTGGGAATAATACAAGGATTTGAGTCTGTTGTACATAAAGAGGCGGGAGGTGAACCTTGAAGTTTGAAAAGGGATCCGAAAAAAACCCAACGGGCAATCTAATCGTTTATTGCAACGTGTTTGGTGAAAACCCTCTCAGCCCCGGAGGAAAGATCATCGCGTCTAACGTTGTCGTGAGCTTTCTAAAGATAGGGGAAAACTTTCCTGTAGTAACTTTCCCACCCGTTTCCTTGGATAGTTACGAAGAACTCAAGAAAGTTATTTCTGAGAACATCGACAAATACGACGTCATCAAGATCCGGGATTTTGAAATGCCCGCTTCCAAAGAAGCTTCCAATGATTACATTCAAGAAAGAATGGATCAGTTCAACAGTGTCGTGATCAAATACGTGGAAATCTGCAAGAATCGCGAAGTTGGTAACGGACAGGTTCATTTTCCGGAAGAAGAAAGTGGTGTAAGAGAATATCTGGACGCGCTCGCCAATCTTTCCTTAAAGATCAGAAGATCGACCGGAATCGCAAGAGAGGCTTCTCTGATCAAGATGGATCAATTGGTGGAAAACTTTTCCACAAAACATCCAGAGTTCGATTTGGATAATTTTAAGAAGGCGCTCTCCTTACCTGGACAAACCGGAGAAGAATTGATCGGCCTTTATCTTCAAAAGTTCAACGCGATCTCCAAAGAAAACTACGAAGACGCATCGACTTTGAAGAAGAAAATTCACGATATCGAATACTACGCTTAACAAAAACTATTCTTCTTGGTTGTTTGGATTCCATCTGGGATAGAGATCCAATTCTACGCCTAAGAGCCTGAAAATTCTCTCGCTAATAAAATCTCCCAGATCTTCCAATGTCTTCGGCATTTGATAAAAACCGGGAGACGCGGGGAGAATCGTTCCACCCGCGTCGTGGAGTTCCAACATATTCTTAAGATGAATTCTATTGTAAGGCGCCTCCCTCGGAACCAGGACGAGAGTTCTTCTTTCTTTCAAAGTCACGTCTGCGGCCCTTTCGATCAGATTCTCCGTTAAACCCGCGTTAATCGATGCGATCGTCTTCATGGAACAAGGAAGAACCACCATCGCATTCCAAGGATTGGATCCGGAGGCGATGTCCGCTCCTATATCCAAAAAATTACGGATCAAAAATTGTTGTTTCGAAATTCCGATTTTGTATTTCGAAAAAATGTAATCGAGGAGTTCCTTCGCGGAAGAAACGGAACAATTCATCTCTTCCCGAAAAACTCGGAGAGAAGCCGGACTACAGATGAGAAAGGTCGTTCCTTCGACCGTCGAAAGCGCTCGGATAAATCGTTCCGCGTAAATAGAGCCGCTTGCACCGGCCATTCCTAAAACAAGTTTCATGAGAACTCCTAAATAAGATTCAACACCTTCTGAACGATTTCCATTTTACGAAACTGGGAAAATGAATCCCTCCCATTCTTCTCGAGTCAGAAATTCGGATCCTGAACGGATCTCTTTTTGGGATCGGATTTGTAAGAGTTCCTACTTCTTCCATTCTTTCGGACTGAAAGAAAACGAAACAAAAGTGTCACCTCGTTTTGTACTAAATGATCTCCGATTACGATTTCCGATTTCGTGGAGGACGTTATGGAGGACGTTATTACGTGGATCCTCATCGAATTCGGCTCCCAAGGTTTCAAAGGCGATCGTGTCCTTTCCTAACTTCCTAACAGGACTAAAAAAAAGAAACGATCCGCGAGCAATCCTCCAAAAAGAATCAGAGAAATGTAAGAATGAATCTGATAGAACTTCGGTGGAAAAATATTCTCACCCGCACCTCTCGCGATTTTGTGTTCTTGAAAAAGATAATAAGAAGTGATCAAAAGAAAGAGCAAAAACACAGGACCGAGACCGGATACGATTCCCGCCGCAAATAATAGGACGATACAGAGAACGTGATTGATCGCCGCGATCCAAAGAGAAGAATTTCGTCCAAATTTTGACGGCACTGAAAACAATCCTTCCTTTCGATCGAACTCTTGGTCTTGAAGCGCGTAGAGAATATCAAAGCCTGCCAAATTGAATGCGAGTCCGAAAGTCCAGAGTAGGGGTTCTAAAACGATTTCTTGTCGAATCGCCACCCAAGTAGCAAGCGGAGCGAGACCGATAGAAAATCCAAGAACCCAGTGACAGAGCCAAGTAAAACGTTTTGCAAGAGAATAACACAATAGAATAAAGAGTGTCGGAAACGAGAGCGCAAACGCCATCGAATTGATCCACCAACTCACAAAACAAAATCCGATTGAAGACAAGACCACAAAAAGACCGGCGGAACGAATCGAAATTTTTCCTGCGGGAATTTCTCGATCTACGGTTCTTTGATTTTTCGCATCGATATCTCGGTCTACGATTCGATTGAATCCCATCGCGGCCGATCTCGCCAAAACCATGGAAATCAGAATCAAAAAAGAAAGAATCAACCATTCTATCGGAGATTTATCGTGCGTTTTGAGAAAGGCGAGGACAAATGCAATTCCAGCAAACGGAAGCGCGAAGAGCGTATGCGAAAACTTGATGAGACTTCCATACTGCTTCAGGGATTTTAGACTCAGATTCATAGTTTGGATCGGATCCTGCCTTTTTGGAAATCGGAACTATTTCCAAAATTCTTTTCCAACACAAAATCAAAGAGAAAGCTTAAAAATCGATGATTTTTTCTCCGGTCTCCAAAGGATACGCTTATGGCCCAAACTCTTACTTCCTCTCCGGTTTCCGCGGAGTCCATTCGAACTTTTTTAAAAAAAATCATAGAAGATCCGAAGATTCATTCCCGCTGGTTGAATACGATTTCCTTTTTGGAACATATGGGTTCTCGTAAAATCCTTGCGACACAGAGCGATTTTGGAATGGGAGAAATGATTCTCAGACACGCATCGGAAGAAGCAAGACATGCGCATTTTTTCAAACGAATGAGCGAACGTGTTTCACCCGGTTCTTGTCCCGATTACAAACCGGAAAATCTTCACTGCGGTTTTTCAGCCTTTTCGTATTTTCAAAGGTTGGATGCGCTCGTTCTCAAGGATCTCAACGGATCAGGAATCCGAGGAAAAAAACAATCCTTTCTTTCCTATCTGTATGTGACACATCTCATAGAAGAAAGAGCCGACTTTCTCTACCAGGAATACGATCAAATCTTAGAAGAGAACGGAATTCAGGTCAGCCTCAAAGCGATCATCAAAGAAGAAGAATCGCATCTCTCGGAGATGAAGGCCTCTCTAACTTCCGAAGATCCGAATTATGAAACACGTTATGCGCTCTTTCAAGAAAAGGAAAGGAAGAATTATCTCAAATTCCAAACTTCGTTATTGCAATCCGTCGGGCTTTCCTCCTAATTCCATGCGACTCTTGGTTTTCAAACGAGTCCTTCTTGCAGTTCTCCCTCTTCTAATTTTCGACGTTTCCGGTGTTTTTTCGGAAACGGGAGGACTGAAGGATCGACCTTTGAGCGTGGCGCTTGTTTGTGAACCTCCCTCCAAAGCCGACAAGGTCCGCTTTTACAAATCAACGTCTTTATTTTTCAAAAGGTTAAAAGCGAAACGGACTCAGGAGAATGGGACCGCATTCTTTGTCGGTTACGGAACCTTCGCAAACGAAACGCCTACGGAACAACTCGTGCAGGCGACCCAAAACGGATACGATCTGTATCTCTTTTCCAAAGATGCCAAAGAGAATCTACCTTCCGCAAGCATTCCTGGAAGTATTCCTTGGATTTCCTTTCGAATCGAAAAAAAAATAGAAATTCCCCAAAAAGAAAAAAGATCCACTCCGAAAAATTCTTCGAAGAAAAAAACCAAACCCTCAAAGTCACAGAAGAAAAAACCAATCTCGGAAAAAACGAAGGGAAAGAAGAATTCAACTTCCCAGAAATCGAAGAATTCCAATGTACCCGAATTGCAATCGGAAAAGGTCGATAGCAAAGAGGAAACGTCTACGACTATTTCTTTTGGAAGGGCTTCTTGGGAATTGAGTTTTGATTCTTTGAAATTTTGGTTTTCCACAAGCACGGACGCAAAAGACATTCCTTTCGAATCCGATCGAATCTACTTTTTATTAGGAGAAAAAAACTCCGAGGAATGGGCATCTCTCTTGGAAGGACGAACGGAAAATTCTACTTGGATTCGCCTGTTGTCGCAACCGCAAGATCTGCGTTTTAGTGAAGGAATTTATTACACGGGTTGTGCTTCTCCTTCGATTCCAAACGGAATCTCCGTTTTGAATTTTTTCTTTCGTGGAAACCGACTGATCCGGCTCAAACAGGAAAGTTTTTCTCTCAACAGCGACGGCTCTGGAAAATCTTGGGATCTGGAATAAGCGCGATTTTACTTTTCGGTTGAGCCCTGTCCGGAAAATCTGGACTCCATGAGTCTGAATTGCGGCATCGTCGGCCTTCCCAACGTAGGTAAATCCACTATTTTTAACGCTCTCACAAAAGCGGGCGCGCAGATGGAAAACTATCCATTCTGTACCATCGAACCGAACAAAGGAATCGTAGAAGTTCCGGATTCCAGACTGGATCGCCTGGCCGAAATCGTCAAACCGCAGAAGATCGTACCCGCCATTATCGAATTCGTAGACATCGCCGGACTCGTCAAGGGCGCGAGTCAAGGAGAAGGTCTTGGAAATAAATTTCTTTCGCATATCCGCGAAGTGGACGCAATTTGCCACGTTGTGCGCGCTTTTGAAGACGACAACGTAACACACGTCCACGGAAAAGTGAACCCGGTAGACGACGCGGCCGTCGTGAATCTGGAATTGATTTTCGCCGATCTGGACAGCGCAGACAAACAATACCAAAGAGCCGCCAAAAACGCAAAGAATGGAAACAAAGATGCCCAGGAAATCGCATCGGTTCTTGAAAAGATTCTGGATCTTCTGAAAGCCGGCAAGCCGGCGCGACTCGCACTTCCGGATCTTAAGGACGAAGAAAAAAAACTCGCAAAGACCTTCCAACTGATTACTTTAAAACCAGTGATGTATGTCGCGAATATCGCCGACAAAGACGCCGCAAAAAAAGACACAGCTCTAATCCAACAAATTCGACAAATGGCGAGAGAAGAAAACGCCGAACTCGTCATTCTCTGTGGGCGTTTTGAAGAGGAAATCTCCGGTCTTGACCGAAACGAACAGCTCGATTTTTTACAAGAAATAGGAGAAACCGAGAGTGGCCTGGATCGGATGATCAAAACTGCATACAAACTTTTAGGATTAATCACATTCTTCACTGCCGGAGAAGTCGAAGTGAGAGCTTGGACCACTCCCGTCAACAGCACGGGACCCAAGGCCGCCGCCGTAATCCACTCCGATTTCGAGAAAGGTTTTATTCGCGCAGAAGTAATGAGCTACGAAGATCTGGATCGGGCGGGCAACCAAGCTAAGGTAAAAGAAGAAGGCAAACTCAGAATCGAAGGAAAAGAATACATCGTCCAAGACGGAGACGTGATTTATTTTAGAATCAACGCATAAACGCTCGGTTCTCTTCTTATCTAAAATGCTTCGGAGAAAATTCAGCGCCTCCGGAGCTTTGTTCTTTTCAGAATGCCCTTTTTTAAATCGAATCCTTTAAGCGGAACACATTCAAGAATTAGATTATTCTTATTCTTTCGATCCATAATTTATTTACGTTTCATTTAAACTATGCCGATACCGATCCATCGCATACTCAACTTTTGTGTACCACATTTCCCGGATTAATTTTCTCAAAATTTGGTTAATTTTTCTAAAAAGGGTTTGACCGGTCGAGAGACGTAATTAATTTGGATCTTGCGCCGTAGAGAACTGCTGGGGACAGCGAGGTTGTTTAGGGTAGCGAAAGATCTTTGAAAACAGAAATAGTAGCGTGACCCGAGACACTCGACAGAGTGTTTCGTCGGAAAGAATCCAACCTGATTCTTTCCACCAATAAAAACAATTCCAGCAACTGTTTGAAAGAGAACAGTTTAGTTCCGCAGGATGACTTACGAGTTATCTTGTGAAATCGGAATTCAAGCTCTAATGATTAAAATTGCCCGCAAGGGTGATTTCAACACGGAGAGTTTGATCCTGGCTCAGAACTAACGCTGGCGGCGCGTCTTAAACATGCAAGTCAAGCGGAGTAGCAATACTCAGCGGCGAACGGGTGAGTAACACGTGGGTAATCTTCCTCCGAGTCTGGGATAACTTTTCGAAAGGGAAGCTAATACTGGATAGTCCCGAGAGGCCACAAGGCTTTTCGGGTAAAGATTCATTGCTCGGAGATGAGCCCGCGTCCGATTAGCTAGTTGGTGAGGTAATGGCTCACCAAGGCGACGATCGGTAGCCGGCCTGAGAGGGTGTTCGGCCACAATGGAACTGAGACACGGTCCATACTCCTACGGGAGGCAGCAGTTAAGAATCTTGCTCAATGGGGGGAACCCTGAAGCAGCGACGCCGCGTGAACGATGAAGGTCTTCGGATTGTAAAGTTCAATAAGCAGGGAAAAATAAGCAGCAATGTGATGATGGTACCTGCCTAAAGCACCGGCTAACTACGTGCCAGCAGCCGCGGTAATACGTATGGTGCAAGCGTTGTTCGGAATCATTGGGCGTAAAGGGTGCGTAGGCGGACATATAAGTCAGATGTGAAAACTGGGGGCTCAACTCTCAGCCTGCATTTGAAACTATATGTCTGGAGTTTGGGAGAGGCAAGTGGAATTCCAGGTGTAGCGGTGAAATGCGTAGATATCTGGAGGAACACCAGTGGCGAAGGCGACTTGCTGGCCTAAAACTGACGCTGAGGCACGAAAGCGTGGGTAGTGAACGGGATTAGATACCCCGGTAATCCACGCCCTAAACGTTGTCTACCAGTTGTTGGGGGTTTTAACCCTCAGTAACGAACCTAACGGATTAAGTAGACCGCCTGGGGACTATGCTCGCAAGAGTGAAACTCAAAGGAATTGACGGGGGTCCGCACAAGCGGTGGAGCATGTGGTTTAATTCGATGATACGCGAAAAACCTCACCTAGGCTTGACATGGAGTGGAATCATGTAGAGATACATGAGCCTTCGGGCCGCTTCACAGGTGCTGCATGGTTGTCGTCAGCTCGTGTCGTGAGATGTTGGGTTAAGTCCCGCAACGAGCGCAACCCTCACCTTATGTTGCCAGCATTCAGTTGGGCACTCGTAAGGAACTGCCGGTGACAAACCGGAGGAAGGCGGGGATGACGTCAAATCCTCATGGCCTTTATGTCTAGGGCAACACACGTGCTACAATGGCCGGTACAAAGGGTAGCCAACTCGCGAGGGGGAGCTAATCTCAAAAAGCCGGTCCCAGTTCGGATTGGAGTCTGCAACTCGACTCCATGAAGTCGGAATCGCTAGTAATCGCGGATCAGCATGCCGCGGTGAATACGTTCCCGGACCTTGTACACACCGCCCGTCACACCACCTGAGTGGGGAGCACCCGAAGTGGTCTTTGCCAACCGTAAGGAAGCAGACTACTAAGGTGAAACTCGTAAAGGGGGTGAAGTCGTAACAAGGTAGCCGTATCGGAAGGTGCGGCTGGATCACCTCCTTTTTAAGGAGAATCAAAAGGCTCTTCGGAGCCACGACAAAAACCGGATCCTTTCGCAAGGAAGGATCCGGGGTGTTAGGTCACGCTACTTTTTCTGCTTTCAAAGTCTGATGAAAGCTCGGTAAGAAATTGCCGAGCTTTTTTGTTTTAACGAGAAGAATCTAAGATTAGATCCGGAGTTATCTTTCAACTTCGCTGAAAGCCAAACCCTTTCGCTTCGCTGTGTTTGGCAATCTCGCTCCCTATGGGTCGCTCGATTGATCACTTCTTTTTCATTTCAAAGTCTGATGAAAGCTCGGTTAGAAATTGCCGAGCTTTTTTTGTTTTAACGAGAAGAATCTAAGATTAGATCCGGGGTTATTTTTCAGCTTCGCTGAAACCCAAACCCTTTCGCTTCGCGGTGTTTGGCAATCTCGCTCCCTATGGGTCGCTCGATTGATCACTTCTTTTTCATTTCAAAGTCTGATGAAAGCTCGGTAAGAAATTGCCGAGCTTTTTTTGTTTTAACGAGAAGAATCTAAGATTAGATCCGGGGTTATTTTTCAGCTTCGCTGAAACCCAAACCCTTTCGCTTCGCGGTGTTTGGCAATCTCGCTCCCTATGGGTCGCTCGATTGATCACTTCTTTTTCTCATTTCAAAGTCTGATGAAAGCTCGGTAAGAAATTGCCGAGCTTTTTTGTTTTAACGAGAAGAATCTAAGATTAGATCCGCGGTTATTTTTCAGCTTCGCTGAAACCCAAAACACCTCATTTTTTCTGTTTGGTGATCCTCTTATTAGTCATGAAGAAGGAAATAATTCTTACTTGCAGGAACCACTTTATAGAAACGAAAATTACTTCCTCGAGGATTGCCAGTGAACGGAATTCTTTTTCCGAGAGGGGCTCTTTTTCGATTTTCAGAAACGAATTCAAAATGAATTCTGCGTAAATTGCAAATCCATTCTAAGACTGCACAGGATTCTACGATGAAAAAAATTCTTCTCTTAATTCTTTTCCTTTCGGTCGCTGTACCGGCCGAAGAGGCCGTTACGAAGAGTGGGAAAAAGGTAATCTTAAATCCGGACTTTACTTGGAAATTCGCAAATGAGAATACTGAGAAGAATAAAAATCCAAAAAGCGGATCCATCGTAACTTTGACACGATCGGAAGAGCAGGAAACGGAACTTAAAAGCGAAACGGGCGAATTTAGTCTTTGGTTCAATTCGAAAAAGTGGAATCACTCCGGGCAGAAATCCAATAAGGTTTCGGAATTTGAATTTGAAAATAAAAAGAGAACCGGTTATGCGATGGTCATCTTTGAAGGTCTGGAAATTCCTATGGAATCCTTTCCTGAACTTTTGGTTGTCAATGCACGAGCCATCGATCCCAATGCCAGTTTGATCGACGTTGTGGATTGTAAGATCAACGGTAAGCCCGGTAAGTTCGTAAAATATACGGCCTTATTTAGCGGAATGAAATTTATTTTCTATAGTTTCGTTGCCAGTAGTCCAAAGGGTTCGATCCAATTCACAACCTATACTCTTGAAAATCGTTTTGATCTTGAAAAAGAAGAATTTGAAAAATTACTTTCCGGTTTAGTTTTTCCGTAAGAAAAAAAATGAATATTTTTTCCCTGAGAATTTCTTCCAAGCCCAAACATCCCGGTAGAATGGCGGGTTGTGTTCGATATTTTCACGAATGATAACTCTCTCGTTTCATAAAAGCCGATCTAAGTCGATGACAACCTCGTAGAAAAGGAAAGATAAATTTCAGTTAAATACTTCGTGCCATTCTCATGCAAAGAATCAGTTTCAAATTTTCTAATTTATCTTTGTCATTTCAAAATGCGTTTCGGTGTAAAAATTGTTTCGTTTTCTTTCTTCATCTTTGTTTTCCCATCCTTACTTTGAATGTTTGCACCGCAACCGTGGGAGAACTGATTCAAAAAGGCAAAACGGCAGAAGTCATCGAATTTCTGGAAAAAAATTCCGATTGGAATCAAAGGGAAGAATGTGAATCTCCTCTTTCTATCGCATCACGTTTCCATAAGACTGAACTCCTAAAAATTCTTCTTCAGAAAGGCGCCGATCCCAATTTCCGTTCGAAAGGATGTTCCCAAGAATCACTATTGATCATAGATGGTGTATTGATTTCAAAGGATTATTTTTTTACGGCAACCCAAACGCCACTCAGTCACTCCTCGAACAAGGAAGTCGCGGACATCTTAATAGACGCTGGTGCAAACCCGAATATCGGCGGCTACAGACAGGACCAACCCTCCGGCCAAGGTCTTGCACACTATCAACCTCCACTTCTCATCGCAATACTCGACAGAAAATATGAACTCGCTAAATACTTGATTCAAAAAGGCGCATCGACCGAAATTTTCAATCCGCTAACAGGGGAGAATGAACTTGAACTTTGGTTTTCAAGCGTGGGAATCCGGTCTCAAAAGGATCGCAAATTCTATCAATATCTAAGATCACTTGGTCTTAAAAAAATAATACTCCCTTCTCGGATTAAACCCGAAAAAGATGATCAAACGTTATCTTACGTTCATCTCGTTACAAAAAGGGAAACAAAAAGATCCATCGCAAGCCTTCGAGAGAACGGAACATTCGAAACGGATCTTGTCTACTCCGATCCGGACCAAAAATACTTTCACAGTTCCGAATTCGCCAGGAAGGATACTGGTCAAAATCTCTACGAATGGATCCTGCAAAGAAGACTTCTCTCCAAGAAACGTTAGGAATCCTTTACCCGCGTTCGTATCGCATATTAAATCCTTTGAATTTACTTTTATAACGGTTTCAGAGTATCAATATATAATTTGCAAGTTTTTGCTTTTCTTTTTAGTCACCCCCCTTAGAATGAACATCTTCAAAGGAGAATTCTCATGGGGACTGAGTCTCAATCCAAAAAATCTTCGATTCATCAGATCTGGAAAGATGGGGCAGTCGTAATCAATCGGATTCGGCTTGGTCTGGTGATTCTTTT
Above is a genomic segment from Leptospira stimsonii containing:
- a CDS encoding lipoyl domain-containing protein, which produces MKPKSGIFELITPDLGDTDKIELVHWNSKIGDSVTPGQEILELVTDKACFPMESPVKGKLTQIIKEKGSIVRKGDVLGILELSDAE
- a CDS encoding metallophosphoesterase family protein — encoded protein: MKILHLSDLHFPTPIPFFQLKGKMVVGYLNYTLRRRKKYPPYIWDSILKSVETLKPDAIVVSGDITNVSHEKEFQTAGKILSELPQDKIFYIPGNHDRYTKQAVGEHPFFEKYFSKLSGESISHNAEYIRIKKIAGMHFVGWDSSLPLSILNAYGTIHPEVISRTQEILREKKIEDYILVCHHPIWNPKERQETVHHRLLNREEIARLLQKQPPLAFLHGHVHTNWVKFPGEKMPYYVVNSASSTRLSDSKHECGFHLMEIEKKNLKIQRYTYNPEQSKFTEAPLVSYSEKE
- a CDS encoding Mrp/NBP35 family ATP-binding protein, producing MATIEAVKIQRELAKIKHPELKKDIVSLGMVGSLDIQEGETNILLKTPSQDRRIQIGLEAQIRQSLTKIEGVGKVKIKFEVDPKLVLDDSNKIPGVKNVIAIGSGKGGVGKSTVTVNLAALAASLGYKVGVLDADIYGPSVGKMFGINGRVALKAEEDKIYPLEKDGLKIISFSFLIDEKQPVVWRGPMLGKAIEQFLYDIVWDDLDYLFIDLPPGTGDVQLSLAQLIDLNGAVIVTTPQSVALLDANRASAMFAQVKVPILGIVENMSEFICPKCGHASAIFSKGGGQRLAESSDARFLGGIPLTMEIMNAGENGKPVILKDKDGPIYKAYKSIFDHLNEEIKKWE
- a CDS encoding UbiX family flavin prenyltransferase, giving the protein MKLVLGMAGASGSIYAERFIRALSTVEGTTFLICSPASLRVFREEMNCSVSSAKELLDYIFSKYKIGISKQQFLIRNFLDIGADIASGSNPWNAMVVLPCSMKTIASINAGLTENLIERAADVTLKERRTLVLVPREAPYNRIHLKNMLELHDAGGTILPASPGFYQMPKTLEDLGDFISERIFRLLGVELDLYPRWNPNNQEE
- a CDS encoding 4-hydroxybenzoate octaprenyltransferase, with the protein product MNLSLKSLKQYGSLIKFSHTLFALPFAGIAFVLAFLKTHDKSPIEWLILSFLILISMVLARSAAMGFNRIVDRDIDAKNQRTVDREIPAGKISIRSAGLFVVLSSIGFCFVSWWINSMAFALSFPTLFILLCYSLAKRFTWLCHWVLGFSIGLAPLATWVAIRQEIVLEPLLWTFGLAFNLAGFDILYALQDQEFDRKEGLFSVPSKFGRNSSLWIAAINHVLCIVLLFAAGIVSGLGPVFLLFLLITSYYLFQEHKIARGAGENIFPPKFYQIHSYISLILFGGLLADRFFFLVLLGS
- a CDS encoding LIC11612 family fibronectin-binding protein, with protein sequence MRLLVFKRVLLAVLPLLIFDVSGVFSETGGLKDRPLSVALVCEPPSKADKVRFYKSTSLFFKRLKAKRTQENGTAFFVGYGTFANETPTEQLVQATQNGYDLYLFSKDAKENLPSASIPGSIPWISFRIEKKIEIPQKEKRSTPKNSSKKKTKPSKSQKKKPISEKTKGKKNSTSQKSKNSNVPELQSEKVDSKEETSTTISFGRASWELSFDSLKFWFSTSTDAKDIPFESDRIYFLLGEKNSEEWASLLEGRTENSTWIRLLSQPQDLRFSEGIYYTGCASPSIPNGISVLNFFFRGNRLIRLKQESFSLNSDGSGKSWDLE
- the ychF gene encoding redox-regulated ATPase YchF; the encoded protein is MSLNCGIVGLPNVGKSTIFNALTKAGAQMENYPFCTIEPNKGIVEVPDSRLDRLAEIVKPQKIVPAIIEFVDIAGLVKGASQGEGLGNKFLSHIREVDAICHVVRAFEDDNVTHVHGKVNPVDDAAVVNLELIFADLDSADKQYQRAAKNAKNGNKDAQEIASVLEKILDLLKAGKPARLALPDLKDEEKKLAKTFQLITLKPVMYVANIADKDAAKKDTALIQQIRQMAREENAELVILCGRFEEEISGLDRNEQLDFLQEIGETESGLDRMIKTAYKLLGLITFFTAGEVEVRAWTTPVNSTGPKAAAVIHSDFEKGFIRAEVMSYEDLDRAGNQAKVKEEGKLRIEGKEYIVQDGDVIYFRINA
- a CDS encoding ankyrin repeat domain-containing protein, producing the protein MNVCTATVGELIQKGKTAEVIEFLEKNSDWNQREECESPLSIASRFHKTELLKILLQKGADPNFRSKGCSQESLLIIDGVLISKDYFFTATQTPLSHSSNKEVADILIDAGANPNIGGYRQDQPSGQGLAHYQPPLLIAILDRKYELAKYLIQKGASTEIFNPLTGENELELWFSSVGIRSQKDRKFYQYLRSLGLKKIILPSRIKPEKDDQTLSYVHLVTKRETKRSIASLRENGTFETDLVYSDPDQKYFHSSEFARKDTGQNLYEWILQRRLLSKKR